Proteins encoded in a region of the Moritella marina ATCC 15381 genome:
- a CDS encoding glutaredoxin family protein: MKVVRWLLGRLILTLNFIFTPKSMKRPADEQAKVDSEINNMSLYQFEACPFCVKVRRSMKRLNLDIAVRDAKNDATFGNELEQEGGRRKVPCLRIEENGQVQWMYESNDIIAHLEKKFAS, encoded by the coding sequence ATGAAAGTTGTTCGCTGGTTACTAGGTCGTCTTATTTTAACGCTTAATTTTATTTTCACGCCAAAAAGCATGAAACGTCCTGCTGATGAACAAGCGAAAGTGGATAGTGAAATTAATAATATGTCACTTTACCAATTTGAAGCGTGCCCATTTTGCGTGAAAGTACGCCGTAGCATGAAACGTTTAAACCTAGATATTGCAGTACGTGATGCGAAAAATGATGCGACATTTGGTAACGAACTAGAGCAAGAAGGCGGTCGCCGTAAAGTTCCTTGCCTACGCATTGAAGAAAACGGTCAAGTGCAATGGATGTATGAATCAAATGACATCATTGCCCATTTAGAAAAGAAATTCGCTTCTTAG
- a CDS encoding DMT family transporter: MGWLFLLLGVLAEATSHVALKATNGFSNFWPSVIVIFGHLLAFLFLGQAVKNLPVGIVHASWAGLAIILVTYMSSLVYKQHLDTKVWIGMLFIAVGIALINLSSTPHTH; the protein is encoded by the coding sequence ATGGGTTGGTTATTTCTTTTATTAGGCGTCTTAGCTGAAGCAACATCACATGTAGCACTGAAAGCCACCAACGGGTTTAGTAACTTTTGGCCAAGTGTCATTGTTATTTTTGGCCACCTACTCGCGTTTTTATTTTTAGGCCAAGCCGTTAAAAACTTACCCGTTGGTATTGTCCATGCGTCATGGGCCGGTTTAGCCATTATTCTAGTCACTTATATGTCGAGCTTAGTTTACAAGCAACACCTGGATACTAAAGTTTGGATCGGTATGTTATTTATCGCCGTTGGTATTGCCCTCATTAACTTATCATCAACACCGCATACTCACTAA
- a CDS encoding NADH:flavin oxidoreductase/NADH oxidase family protein — MTTAITLQQGFTLKNGTFIKNRLFKSAMSEQLSDAQHNPLPGLATLYRAWALGGLGLSITGNLMVDRNALGEPKQVVLDEQSDLTEFKNWAKQGSLNGTQLWAQLNHPGKQTPNFINKEPVAPSAIALTNGLEKGFNTPRALTESEILNIIGQFQTSAKLAKQVGFTGVQIHGAHGYLVNQFLSPRHNQRDDQWGGSIENRMRFVLSIYQAIRAEVGGAFPIGIKLNSADFMRGGFTEEESMQVVKALADAGIDQIEISGGTYESPTMTGHKVKKSTLEREAYFLAYAEKVRAITDTPLVVTGGFRSSKAMLSALKSNATDFIGLARPMSLDTQLPNKLMASDEHAISLPNLTTGVKAIDRMAMLDITWYEAQLARIAKQQQPKANLGTWPVFFKTIYGAGIYAFRKRRA, encoded by the coding sequence ATGACTACAGCAATTACATTACAGCAAGGTTTTACCTTAAAAAATGGCACGTTTATTAAAAACCGTTTATTTAAATCGGCAATGAGCGAACAACTTAGTGATGCCCAACACAACCCATTACCCGGTTTAGCTACGCTGTATCGCGCTTGGGCGTTAGGCGGTTTAGGATTATCAATTACGGGTAACCTCATGGTTGATCGTAACGCGCTTGGCGAACCAAAACAGGTGGTATTAGATGAACAAAGTGATTTAACTGAATTTAAAAATTGGGCAAAGCAAGGCAGCCTTAATGGTACACAGTTATGGGCGCAGCTAAATCATCCCGGTAAACAGACTCCTAATTTTATTAATAAAGAACCTGTCGCGCCATCAGCTATCGCATTAACTAATGGTTTAGAAAAAGGTTTTAATACACCACGCGCCTTAACCGAATCAGAAATTTTGAACATTATTGGTCAATTTCAAACGAGTGCAAAACTGGCGAAGCAAGTTGGTTTTACAGGCGTACAAATCCACGGCGCCCACGGTTATCTAGTGAATCAATTTTTGTCTCCACGTCACAATCAACGTGACGACCAATGGGGTGGTAGCATTGAAAATCGTATGCGCTTTGTATTATCTATCTATCAAGCAATACGTGCCGAAGTCGGTGGCGCATTTCCAATTGGCATTAAATTAAATTCAGCCGATTTCATGCGTGGTGGTTTTACTGAAGAAGAGTCAATGCAAGTCGTTAAAGCATTAGCGGATGCCGGTATCGATCAGATTGAGATCAGCGGTGGTACCTATGAAAGTCCAACGATGACAGGTCATAAGGTAAAAAAATCAACTTTAGAACGTGAAGCTTACTTCCTTGCTTATGCAGAAAAAGTACGTGCAATCACCGACACACCGTTAGTGGTAACAGGTGGTTTCCGTTCAAGCAAAGCCATGTTGTCAGCACTAAAAAGCAATGCCACTGATTTTATTGGCCTCGCGCGTCCTATGTCATTAGATACGCAACTGCCAAATAAGTTAATGGCATCAGACGAGCATGCAATCAGCTTACCGAATTTAACCACAGGTGTGAAAGCCATAGATCGTATGGCGATGTTAGACATTACTTGGTACGAAGCCCAGCTTGCCCGCATTGCGAAACAACAACAGCCGAAAGCAAATTTAGGCACTTGGCCGGTATTCTTCAAAACCATCTATGGAGCTGGTATCTACGCATTTAGAAAACGCCGTGCTTAA
- a CDS encoding TetR/AcrR family transcriptional regulator — MPRPKQNEHTREALIEVGIKHISQHGYHGTGIKQILDELKVPKGSFYNYFNSKEAFVAELIEADMHANAKEIQPLLDDVNLNPIQKLRALFEKGRQKYSEQNGKQGCLVASVANDIGDSSALCQQAMQRSVNALNKLLSGLISDAQAQQLIRTDLPAKQLATLMWTAWEGSLIEMKIAGNTDNLTQITDFIFDDILKVS; from the coding sequence ATGCCAAGACCTAAACAAAACGAACATACCCGCGAAGCCCTGATTGAAGTTGGTATCAAGCATATCTCTCAACACGGTTATCACGGTACTGGGATTAAACAGATCCTAGACGAGCTAAAAGTACCTAAAGGGTCTTTTTATAACTATTTTAATAGCAAAGAAGCCTTTGTTGCCGAGCTAATCGAAGCCGATATGCACGCCAATGCCAAAGAAATTCAACCGCTATTGGATGACGTAAACCTAAATCCAATACAAAAATTGCGTGCGCTATTTGAAAAAGGCCGCCAAAAATACAGCGAACAAAACGGCAAACAAGGTTGTTTAGTTGCCAGTGTCGCTAACGATATTGGTGATTCAAGTGCATTATGCCAACAGGCAATGCAACGTTCGGTAAACGCACTGAACAAACTATTATCTGGATTAATCAGCGATGCACAAGCACAGCAATTGATCCGTACTGACTTACCCGCCAAGCAGTTAGCTACATTGATGTGGACAGCATGGGAAGGTAGTTTAATCGAAATGAAGATCGCCGGTAATACCGATAATCTAACGCAGATTACCGACTTCATTTTTGATGACATTTTAAAAGTTAGCTAA
- a CDS encoding S-(hydroxymethyl)glutathione dehydrogenase/class III alcohol dehydrogenase: protein MTDKFIKSKAAIAWGPNQPLSIEEVDVMLPRAGEVLVRIVATGVCHTDAFTMSGDDPEGIFPVILGHEGGGIVEQIGEGVTSVAVGDHVIPLYTPECGECKYCKSGKTNLCQQIRETQGKGVMPDGTTRFYKDGQPIFHYMGCSTFSEYTVLPEISLAKVNKEAPLEEVCLLGCGVTTGMGAVLNTAKVQEGDTVAVFGLGGIGLSAIIGAQMAKAGRIIAIDINESKFELARQLGATDCINPKDYDKPIQDVIVELTDGGVDYSFECIGNVDVMRSALECCHKGWGESVVIGVAGAGQEISTRPFQLVTGRVWRGSAFGGVKGRSELPEIVERYMAGDFKLNDFITHTMGLEDINESFELMHKGESIRTVIHFDK, encoded by the coding sequence ATGACTGATAAATTTATTAAATCAAAAGCGGCAATTGCTTGGGGCCCTAACCAACCACTTTCTATTGAAGAAGTAGATGTGATGTTACCCCGCGCTGGCGAAGTATTAGTGCGCATCGTAGCAACAGGTGTATGTCATACAGATGCATTCACTATGTCAGGTGATGATCCAGAAGGTATCTTCCCAGTGATTCTTGGCCATGAAGGTGGTGGTATCGTTGAACAAATTGGTGAAGGCGTAACAAGCGTTGCTGTCGGCGACCATGTTATCCCACTTTACACACCAGAGTGTGGCGAATGTAAATACTGCAAATCAGGGAAAACCAACCTTTGCCAACAAATTCGTGAAACCCAAGGTAAAGGCGTCATGCCAGACGGCACGACACGTTTTTACAAAGACGGTCAGCCAATCTTCCATTACATGGGTTGCTCAACATTCTCAGAATACACAGTATTACCCGAGATCTCGTTAGCGAAAGTAAACAAAGAAGCACCACTAGAAGAAGTTTGTTTATTAGGTTGTGGTGTAACAACCGGTATGGGCGCAGTGCTTAATACAGCCAAAGTACAAGAAGGCGACACTGTTGCTGTATTTGGTCTTGGCGGTATTGGTCTTTCTGCAATCATCGGCGCACAAATGGCAAAAGCAGGTCGTATCATTGCTATCGACATTAACGAAAGTAAGTTTGAACTAGCACGTCAATTAGGCGCAACAGACTGCATCAATCCAAAAGATTACGACAAGCCAATTCAAGACGTGATCGTTGAGCTAACAGATGGCGGCGTTGATTACTCATTCGAATGTATCGGTAACGTCGATGTTATGCGTTCAGCATTAGAATGCTGTCACAAAGGTTGGGGCGAATCTGTCGTAATCGGCGTTGCCGGTGCGGGTCAAGAGATCTCAACTCGCCCATTCCAACTAGTGACTGGTCGTGTATGGCGTGGTAGTGCATTCGGTGGTGTTAAAGGTCGTTCAGAATTACCAGAAATTGTAGAACGTTACATGGCGGGTGATTTCAAACTAAACGATTTCATTACTCATACCATGGGCTTAGAAGACATTAACGAATCATTTGAATTAATGCACAAAGGCGAAAGTATTCGAACTGTTATTCACTTCGATAAATAG